CTTTTATTTTTTTTATCACATATTGCCAGGCGCTATTGACGGCTGATTTTATTTCCAAGGCAATTTTCTGTACTGTTTGAGCCAAAGAACCCCTCTCTCTTTGCTGTAGGGTACCTGGCGAGTCAAATCCTTGTAGTATATTTACTGGCGCCGCCTCGGCTGTTTCCCTATCGTTTTTATTCGGGCTGATTATTTTGGCCACTATTGTGCTAAAATCAGCCGCCACCTTGTAATCCACCAGTGTATTTTTTAGAAAGGCACAGGCCTGCGTCGGTGCTAGGGTTGTTATGGTTTTTTTGATTTTATCTTCAGCAAAATAATCAAAGATTGTAGCGTTGGAAAACATCACAATGTCATCTTTTTCTAGTTGGCCGGAAATAATCTGGCTCATTATTTTTTTTGGAGTAACTGCTTTTTTGTTTTCACTCTCTGAGCCAGAGATGTCGTGTATTTTTCCATCACGGACCAGCCAGGCTCTCATATTGTTATAACTACTCAAGGCCAACCTATTTTCTTGGATCGTAGCCATGAGCATATTTATTCTCTCTTTCAGCCATTGCCAATTTTTTTGGCTGATCTCCATTATGTTCTCATTAAAATATTGGCAAGTTGTTTCTAGCGCCGCCTCGGAATTTTTAGTCGGGGAGTGATAATAATATTCACTCAACTCCTGGACAATTTGGTTTAATATCGCGGGAACTTTTTTCTCTTTGGATTTTATTTCAGCAATAATAAAAAGTTGTCCAAGCCCACTACCAAGAGAGAGGTCTGTGGGCGCGATATAGACGTGCGAACAGCCGCCACCCTTGGGATTTTTTATAGTCAGCTTGTCCGCCTTGGTTTGGTAGTTCATATTTTATTTTTTAGGAGTATTTATTTATATTTAGTATAGCAATTTTTTGATTTTACAACAAACCTATAATATATTATAATGTTATCATATTCTTAATTCTTTTTTAAGCCAATTTTATTGCCTTTTATGTTGGAAAATCTATTTGGTTCGAAAACTAGAGTCAAGCTTTTAAATCTGTTTTTTGACAATCCCGATAGCTGTTTTTATATCAGGGGCATCAGCCGTGATCTTCGCGAGAACATAAATTCTATCCGCCGTGAAATTATCAATCTGGAAAATATGGAAATCATAAAATCAGTGCCACTGGAGACGCTTGATTTGCCCGAGGACGAATTGGCCAAAGAGACCCAAGAAAAGAGAAAATATTATCAGGTCAACAAAGATCATCTTCTTTATCAGGAGCTTTTGAATCTGATTATGCACGCCCGCGTCTTGGCCGACAAAGCCCTGCTCGATAAAATTAAATTGGAAAAGGGGATTCGACTCTTGGTCCTTAGCGGCATTTTTGTCGGCAATCCTCATGCCAGGACTGACATTCTCATTATGGGCAATGTGGATAAAAACAAAATCAAACGCCTCATGAGCAGCATGGAAAGGAATTTTGAATACCCCTTGCGTTATTCCATTATGAGCCAGCGCGAGTTTGATTACCGCAATTCTATGACTGATAAATTTCTCTTCGAGATAATGGAAAACAAGAAGATTATCGTCGTTGATCGGAGAAAATAATGCCTGATTATTTAAAATATTTTTGGCGAATAAAATATCAAGATATTAAATATTGAATATTCAATATCTGCGTGGTTTCATCTCTGTTCACTCAATTCCCCAATCTTTTCAGTTTATCTTACTAACAAAGCGCTAAGGCAACATAGCGCTTTTATTCTCTAATATGGAAAAGATAAATCTTACCCAATTTATTTCCAATTCCGGTTTGTGCTCTCGGCGTCAGGCCGAGGAGCTGATTCGTAGGGGAGAGGTTAGGGTTAATGGCCGCTTGGCCGTTTTGGGCCTAAAAATTGATCCCCAAAAAGACAAGATAGAAGCTAATGGCCAATTGATCAAACCAGCCGAGAAGAAAGTTTATTATCTAGTCAATAAGCCCATTGGCTATACTTGTACAGTAAAAGATATCCACGCCGAGAAAAAAGTTATTGATCTGGTGCCCCCATTTCCAAGAGTCTGGCCAGTCGGCCGCCTGGACAGAGACAGTCGGGGCTTGATTATCCTCACCAATGATGGAGATTTGACTTACAAATTAACTCATCCCAAGTTTGAGCACCCCAAAGAATATTTGGTTACTCTGAACAAA
This window of the Candidatus Kuenenbacteria bacterium genome carries:
- a CDS encoding rRNA pseudouridine synthase, producing the protein MEKINLTQFISNSGLCSRRQAEELIRRGEVRVNGRLAVLGLKIDPQKDKIEANGQLIKPAEKKVYYLVNKPIGYTCTVKDIHAEKKVIDLVPPFPRVWPVGRLDRDSRGLIILTNDGDLTYKLTHPKFEHPKEYLVTLNKPITPELLLKLKQGVKLEEGLAKVDSMKQVSPTKLSITIHQGWKRQIRRMVEAGGYKVVDLVRVRIGKIKLGELKEGKYKELKEVLP